A stretch of DNA from Candidatus Sysuiplasma acidicola:
TTCAGATCCTGTGGAAACAGCCGAAGTTTACGGTCTTGAGCAGAATGTCTATATTCTAAACGACGAGATTCTAGCACTGGAGATAGAGGGCATACCGTTCCTGTCGCTTACTGGATTGCTTAAGTATGGCGCTTCAAGGCGATACATCACAGTTGATTCAGGGGCTGTCAGATTTGTCGTGAATGGCGCCGACATAATGGGCCCGGGCGTCGTCGGCGGAGATGAAACTGTACGTAAGGGCCAGATTGTGTGGATCAGAGAGGAGAAGTACAGCAGGCCGCTTGCCATTGGCAGGAGCATCGTTGACGGCGGTACGTTCGGCAGGAAGGAGAAAGGAAAGTGTGCCGAATCCCTCTTTCATGTTGGCGACAAGCTATGGAAATTCAATGATTCTCTGAAGCATATATGAATCAGAGTCGCTCTTCAAT
This window harbors:
- a CDS encoding RNA-binding protein, coding for MTDELRIRHRHRLRQKELLNLTATLNEELGTTSFSPSDPVETAEVYGLEQNVYILNDEILALEIEGIPFLSLTGLLKYGASRRYITVDSGAVRFVVNGADIMGPGVVGGDETVRKGQIVWIREEKYSRPLAIGRSIVDGGTFGRKEKGKCAESLFHVGDKLWKFNDSLKHI